Proteins encoded within one genomic window of Spirulina major PCC 6313:
- a CDS encoding ATP-binding protein, which translates to MLQPSPSSFRRLLLIRLLFLTVPAFVIGVMITYGMTYRQARMAMRQSVGNHLTASADRYSYDIEYEITQVNRELTLVRQSFAALSSTSSDVQASLTTISQSLHPALDCLQLQDLQTRTVLASTCHQERIAPPASPSWPVFATPSPEHPDPIMAPLPPSPNREPRFSVALALPMEAIAANPTASNLALVARATFTHSLADRANAFAGYPVIIDDTGTIVLHRSSGQSSRSIAQWSDDDRETIQEILDQSLVGEMGVMELVDFENNGARSIAGYKVIANPLIGNTRERWVVFAIAPLANTLKPIRQIHHTLLTGLILLTVTMMGLTVGAILLIARDMARPVEQLRDYVLQEEQLYINERIPKNFQIEEFNQLAGAINNMIRRLISWAEELEGAWKEAQLANQLKSEFLSTVSHNLRTPLNGIIGSLQILQDGYCDTHAEEQEFLEKARQSTLTLKGIIDDILDLSQLEKGQLDVEIERVPLMTVLEDAIALETMSLAEKGLLLDIQAWPDDILIYADPVKLRQVFLSILDNAIKFTPAGHISIKTAIAMHSGVQGSNVSLPPLLQNLHSSSGQWAVVSIQDTGVGIAPEQQKKLFRPFVLMNPQVNGAGLGLAIARNLLELMGGAIELTSAGVNQGTTVTLYLPTAQRQR; encoded by the coding sequence ATGCTACAGCCCTCTCCCTCTTCCTTTCGCCGTCTGCTCCTGATCCGACTGCTGTTTTTGACGGTTCCCGCCTTTGTGATTGGTGTCATGATTACCTATGGCATGACCTACCGCCAAGCACGCATGGCCATGCGGCAATCCGTGGGAAATCATTTAACCGCCAGTGCTGATCGCTACAGCTACGATATTGAGTACGAAATCACCCAAGTTAACCGCGAACTCACCCTAGTCCGGCAGAGTTTCGCGGCCCTGAGTTCCACCTCATCGGACGTACAAGCCTCCCTCACCACGATTAGCCAATCCCTCCATCCGGCGCTGGATTGTTTACAACTCCAAGATCTCCAAACCCGCACCGTCCTCGCGAGCACCTGTCACCAGGAGCGCATTGCACCCCCCGCCTCCCCGTCTTGGCCCGTGTTTGCCACACCGTCCCCGGAGCACCCTGATCCCATCATGGCTCCCCTTCCCCCATCGCCCAATCGCGAACCTAGGTTTAGCGTGGCGTTGGCGCTGCCGATGGAGGCGATCGCAGCCAATCCCACAGCGAGTAATCTCGCCTTAGTGGCCCGCGCCACCTTTACCCATTCGTTGGCTGACCGCGCCAACGCCTTCGCGGGCTATCCGGTCATCATCGACGACACCGGTACAATAGTGCTACATCGGTCATCGGGTCAAAGCAGCCGATCCATTGCCCAATGGTCTGATGACGATCGCGAAACAATCCAAGAGATTTTAGATCAATCCCTCGTGGGTGAGATGGGGGTGATGGAGTTGGTGGATTTTGAAAACAATGGGGCGCGATCGATCGCCGGTTACAAGGTCATTGCCAACCCCCTAATCGGTAACACCAGGGAACGCTGGGTCGTGTTCGCGATCGCCCCCCTCGCCAACACCCTCAAGCCCATCCGCCAGATCCACCACACCCTCCTCACCGGGCTGATTCTCTTAACCGTAACCATGATGGGCCTCACCGTGGGAGCCATCCTCCTCATCGCCCGCGACATGGCGCGACCCGTAGAACAATTACGCGACTATGTTCTCCAAGAAGAACAACTTTACATCAACGAACGCATTCCCAAAAACTTTCAGATTGAGGAATTCAATCAGTTAGCCGGGGCGATTAATAACATGATTCGCCGCTTAATTAGCTGGGCAGAAGAACTCGAAGGCGCTTGGAAAGAAGCGCAGTTAGCCAATCAACTCAAAAGTGAATTTTTATCCACCGTTTCCCACAACCTCCGTACCCCGTTAAACGGCATTATTGGCTCGTTGCAAATCCTACAAGATGGTTATTGTGACACCCATGCCGAGGAACAAGAATTCTTAGAAAAAGCTCGGCAGTCCACGCTCACTCTCAAGGGCATCATTGACGATATTTTGGATTTATCCCAGTTGGAAAAGGGTCAGTTAGATGTGGAGATTGAGCGCGTTCCCTTAATGACGGTGCTCGAAGATGCGATCGCCTTAGAAACCATGTCCCTAGCGGAGAAGGGGCTACTGTTGGACATCCAAGCCTGGCCCGATGATATTCTCATCTATGCTGATCCGGTGAAATTGCGCCAGGTTTTCTTGAGTATTTTAGACAATGCGATTAAATTCACCCCCGCTGGCCACATTTCGATCAAGACAGCGATCGCGATGCATTCAGGAGTACAAGGGTCTAATGTGTCGTTGCCGCCGCTGCTACAAAATCTCCACAGTTCTAGCGGGCAATGGGCGGTGGTGTCGATTCAAGATACTGGGGTGGGGATTGCGCCCGAACAGCAGAAAAAACTGTTTCGCCCCTTTGTCTTGATGAATCCTCAGGTGAATGGGGCGGGGTTGGGGTTAGCGATCGCCCGGAATTTGCTCGAACTCATGGGCGGGGCGATCGAGTTAACCAGTGCCGGTGTCAATCAAGGCACGACGGTGACGCTTTATCTGCCCACCGCCCAGCGCCAACGCTAG
- a CDS encoding RibD family protein, with translation MVHPYCTVVLAITADGKLSDAPLSPARFGSATDLAHLEAQVAQADAVLFGAGTLRAYQTTVTVRDRTLCTQRHKRGQTPQPIHYVCSRQADLDPRWRFFQQPTPRGLITTTRGATHWQGRPEFNAIITTGEAIDWGQVCSILGDQGIERVAVLGGGQIVGSLLRGGWVDELCLTLCPLILGEGVPWLAEQLPAGVGLELLACEAIASEVFLRYRVMRG, from the coding sequence ATGGTTCATCCTTACTGCACCGTAGTTTTAGCAATTACCGCCGATGGCAAACTGAGCGATGCTCCCCTGAGCCCAGCTCGCTTTGGATCAGCGACGGATTTGGCCCACTTAGAAGCTCAGGTGGCCCAAGCGGATGCGGTGCTGTTTGGGGCCGGCACATTACGGGCCTATCAAACGACGGTGACGGTGCGCGATCGCACCCTCTGCACCCAACGCCACAAGCGCGGCCAAACGCCCCAACCGATCCATTACGTCTGTTCCCGGCAGGCTGACCTTGATCCCCGCTGGCGATTTTTTCAACAACCCACCCCACGGGGCTTAATCACCACCACTAGGGGCGCGACTCATTGGCAGGGACGGCCAGAATTTAACGCGATCATCACCACAGGAGAGGCGATTGACTGGGGTCAGGTGTGCTCAATCCTGGGGGATCAGGGGATCGAGCGGGTGGCGGTGTTGGGTGGGGGGCAAATCGTCGGATCGCTACTGCGTGGCGGGTGGGTGGATGAACTGTGTTTAACCCTTTGCCCCCTGATTTTGGGGGAGGGTGTGCCGTGGCTGGCGGAGCAGTTACCGGCGGGGGTGGGGTTGGAGTTGTTGGCCTGTGAGGCGATCGCGTCGGAAGTGTTTTTGCGCTATCGGGTGATGCGGGGCTAA